A DNA window from Calliphora vicina chromosome 1, idCalVici1.1, whole genome shotgun sequence contains the following coding sequences:
- the LOC135963880 gene encoding uncharacterized protein LOC135963880 yields the protein MRKLFIVIFMCVYLVVATYCATNLELDDENENLNRNQILVREKRQFGYGGYGGYGGRPGGYGGYGGRPGGYGGYGGYGGRPGGYGGRPSGWYPGLGARG from the coding sequence ATGCgcaaattatttattgtaatatttatgtGCGTTTATTTGGTAGTTGCCACTTACTGTGCCACAAACCTTGAGTTGGATGATGAAAATGAGAATTTGAATAGAAATCAAATACTCGTTCGTGAAAAGCGACAATTTGGTTATGGTGGCTATGGAGGATATGGTGGAAGACCTGGTGGTTATGGAGGATATGGCGGAAGACCTGGTGGTTATGGTGGATATGGTGGATATGGCGGAAGACCTGGGGGCTATGGTGGTAGACCTTCAGGATGGTACCCCGGTTTAGGTGCTCgcggttaa